One stretch of Methyloversatilis sp. RAC08 DNA includes these proteins:
- a CDS encoding YceD family protein, whose translation MPARIDWSIVGQVDDEGACWLELALAGSLMLQCQRCLDDVAVGVRSRSRFRLVPAGEDWGDQDLDDDSYEALELEGPLDVRTLIEDEVLLSLPAIALHDQCSPPGIDVDVDTARPSPFAELGRLKQGQ comes from the coding sequence GTGCCTGCACGGATAGACTGGTCGATCGTCGGGCAGGTTGATGACGAAGGTGCATGCTGGCTTGAGCTGGCGCTCGCGGGATCATTGATGCTGCAGTGTCAGCGCTGCCTGGACGACGTGGCGGTCGGTGTGCGCAGCCGTTCGCGCTTCCGTCTGGTTCCGGCCGGTGAAGACTGGGGTGACCAGGACCTCGATGACGACAGTTATGAGGCGCTTGAGCTGGAAGGGCCGCTGGATGTGCGAACGCTGATCGAGGACGAAGTTCTGCTGTCGCTGCCCGCCATCGCACTGCACGATCAGTGCAGCCCGCCCGGCATCGATGTCGATGTCGATACGGCCAGGCCGTCGCCATTTGCCGAATTGGGCAGGTTGAAGCAGGGACAGTAG
- the rpmF gene encoding 50S ribosomal protein L32, which produces MAVQQNKKSPSKRGMHRAHDFLTAPATAVESTTGEVHLRHHISPSGFYRGKKVLKTKGE; this is translated from the coding sequence ATGGCAGTCCAGCAAAACAAGAAGTCCCCGTCGAAGCGCGGCATGCATCGCGCGCACGATTTCCTGACGGCACCGGCGACGGCAGTCGAGTCGACGACAGGTGAGGTGCATCTGCGCCACCACATTTCCCCGAGCGGTTTCTATCGCGGCAAGAAGGTGCTCAAGACCAAGGGCGAGTGA
- the plsX gene encoding phosphate acyltransferase PlsX encodes MSYTLAIDCMGGDHGPSVTVPAAVSYIRRDPACSVLLVGLQDVLNAELKRLGAENEPRLSVVHATEVIGMDEPPAQAMRGKKDSSMRVAIDLVKSGRVQAAVSAGNTGALMAIAKFVLKTLPGIDRPAIASILPTMKGHTYVLDLGANVDCTSEHLFQFGLMGAMLVSALESRERPSVGLLNIGEEAIKGNDAVKGAAELLRASDLNFYGNVEGNDIYKGTTDVVVCDGFVGNVALKTSEGLAQMIATFLREEFSRGPLRKLMYLAARPVIQAFRNRVDHRRYNGATLLGLRGVVVKSHGSSDAYGFEEAVARAADAVRNDLIARITLCMTRTEVAA; translated from the coding sequence ATGAGCTACACCCTCGCCATTGATTGCATGGGCGGGGACCACGGCCCGTCGGTCACTGTACCGGCGGCCGTTTCCTATATCCGTCGCGACCCTGCATGCAGCGTGCTGCTGGTCGGGTTGCAGGACGTTCTGAACGCCGAGTTGAAGCGCCTGGGTGCCGAAAATGAGCCCAGGCTTTCGGTCGTGCACGCCACCGAAGTGATCGGCATGGACGAGCCGCCGGCGCAGGCCATGCGCGGCAAGAAGGATTCGTCTATGCGGGTCGCCATCGATCTGGTCAAGTCAGGGCGCGTGCAGGCGGCCGTCTCGGCTGGCAACACCGGCGCACTGATGGCGATCGCGAAATTCGTGCTGAAAACGCTGCCCGGCATCGACCGTCCGGCCATCGCATCCATACTGCCGACGATGAAGGGACATACCTATGTCCTTGATCTCGGTGCCAATGTCGATTGCACATCCGAGCATCTTTTCCAGTTCGGACTGATGGGCGCCATGCTGGTATCGGCGCTCGAATCACGCGAGCGTCCCAGCGTCGGCCTGCTCAATATCGGCGAAGAGGCGATCAAGGGCAACGATGCGGTCAAGGGCGCAGCCGAACTGCTGCGTGCCAGCGATCTGAACTTCTACGGCAATGTGGAAGGCAACGACATCTACAAGGGCACGACCGATGTCGTCGTGTGCGATGGCTTTGTCGGCAACGTGGCGCTGAAGACGTCGGAAGGTCTGGCACAGATGATTGCCACCTTCCTGCGCGAGGAATTCAGCCGGGGGCCGTTGCGCAAGCTCATGTATCTGGCTGCCCGGCCGGTGATCCAGGCGTTCCGCAACCGGGTTGATCATCGTCGCTACAATGGCGCCACGCTGCTCGGGCTGCGCGGCGTCGTCGTCAAGAGCCACGGCTCGAGCGATGCTTACGGATTCGAAGAGGCGGTGGCGCGTGCGGCGGATGCCGTGCGCAACGACCTGATCGCCCGCATTACCCTTTGCATGACACGTACCGAGGTGGCTGCATGA
- a CDS encoding beta-ketoacyl-ACP synthase III has translation MTFCRITGTGSYLPGSPVSNDDLVARGIETSDEWIAERTGIRRRHFAADDEKSSDLALQACRRALEAAGRPAQDIDLIIVATSTPDQVFPSTACLLQNRLENRTAVAFDVQAVCAGFVYALTIAEKFIRSGSHKCALVVGAEVFSRILNWDDRGTCVLFGDGAGAVVLEASDEPGILSSVLHADGHYHDILSVPGTVCGGKVSGTPLLQMDGQAVFKFAVRVLGDTAIELMDAAKLPMSSLDWLVPHQANVRILQSTARRLDLPMDKVVVTVADHGNTSAASVPLALDLAVRDGRIRRGQLVMLEGVGGGFTWGGALLRF, from the coding sequence ATGACCTTCTGCCGTATCACCGGCACCGGCTCGTACCTGCCGGGATCGCCGGTGTCCAACGACGATCTCGTTGCGCGTGGTATCGAGACGTCGGACGAATGGATTGCCGAACGCACCGGCATCCGGCGTCGTCACTTCGCTGCTGACGACGAAAAATCCAGCGATCTGGCGCTGCAAGCCTGTCGCAGGGCGCTCGAGGCAGCGGGGCGCCCGGCGCAGGATATCGACTTGATCATCGTCGCCACCTCGACGCCGGACCAGGTCTTCCCGAGTACCGCCTGCCTGCTGCAGAACCGACTCGAGAACCGTACCGCAGTCGCATTCGACGTCCAGGCCGTCTGCGCAGGATTCGTCTACGCGCTGACCATTGCCGAAAAATTCATCCGCTCCGGCTCGCACAAGTGCGCCCTGGTGGTGGGTGCGGAGGTCTTTTCGCGCATCCTTAACTGGGACGACCGCGGTACCTGTGTGCTGTTCGGCGATGGTGCCGGAGCGGTGGTGCTCGAAGCATCGGACGAGCCGGGCATCCTGTCGTCGGTGCTGCATGCCGATGGCCATTACCACGACATCCTGTCGGTACCCGGTACGGTGTGCGGCGGCAAGGTGTCCGGTACGCCTCTGCTGCAGATGGATGGACAGGCCGTGTTCAAGTTTGCTGTACGCGTCCTGGGCGACACGGCAATCGAGCTGATGGACGCAGCGAAGCTGCCGATGTCCTCTCTTGACTGGCTGGTGCCGCATCAGGCGAACGTGCGAATTCTTCAATCCACCGCTCGCCGGCTCGATCTGCCGATGGACAAGGTGGTGGTCACCGTTGCCGACCATGGAAACACGTCGGCCGCCTCGGTTCCGCTTGCGCTCGACCTGGCGGTGCGCGACGGTCGCATCCGGCGTGGTCAGCTCGTCATGCTGGAAGGCGTCGGCGGTGGTTTCACCTGGGGCGGTGCGCTGCTTCGCTTCTGA